One part of the Sorangiineae bacterium MSr11954 genome encodes these proteins:
- a CDS encoding ABC transporter substrate-binding protein gives MGCREKTATESKPAGESTAASAAAATATSDTIVIGHVGALTGGDATFGTSTDNAFKIAVAEQNKKNGIKGKKIELRSLDDQGKADEASVVATRLITQDKVSLLLGEESSSRSLAVAPIADLNKIPMITATSTNPKVTQDGDKTRPYVFRVCFIDPFQGTVMAKFAHDNLKLTKVAILRDMGNDYSVGLSKYFTAKFTELGGQVVGEVSFKVGDQDFKAQLTALKSKNAEAIYIPAYYTEVALIARQARELGMKLPLLGGDGWDSPKLYDVAKGALDGSYFSNHYSPEDPSPIVQDYIAKYKTTYGVAPDAFAVLGYDAANIAFAAMERAKDLTGPSIREALEQTKDYKGATGTITIDGKHDAVKSAVVMTIEKNQPKYKATIDP, from the coding sequence ATGGGCTGTCGGGAGAAGACGGCCACGGAGAGCAAACCGGCTGGAGAATCGACTGCAGCGAGCGCAGCAGCAGCGACGGCGACGAGCGATACCATCGTCATTGGTCACGTTGGCGCACTCACCGGTGGCGACGCGACCTTCGGCACGTCCACCGACAACGCGTTCAAGATTGCAGTCGCCGAGCAAAATAAGAAAAACGGTATCAAAGGAAAAAAGATCGAGCTGAGGTCGCTCGACGATCAGGGCAAGGCGGACGAGGCCTCCGTGGTCGCGACCCGGCTCATCACCCAAGACAAGGTCAGTCTTCTGCTCGGTGAGGAGTCGTCCAGCCGTTCGCTCGCCGTGGCCCCCATCGCGGATTTGAACAAGATCCCGATGATTACGGCGACCTCGACCAATCCCAAGGTCACCCAAGACGGCGATAAAACGCGCCCCTACGTCTTTCGCGTCTGCTTCATCGATCCCTTCCAAGGGACGGTGATGGCCAAGTTCGCGCACGACAACTTGAAGCTCACCAAGGTCGCCATTTTGCGCGATATGGGCAACGACTACTCGGTTGGCCTCTCGAAGTACTTTACGGCCAAATTCACCGAGCTCGGTGGGCAAGTCGTTGGCGAGGTGAGCTTCAAGGTGGGCGATCAGGACTTCAAGGCGCAGCTCACGGCCCTGAAGTCGAAGAACGCCGAGGCCATCTATATCCCTGCATACTACACAGAAGTCGCGCTCATCGCGCGCCAGGCGCGCGAGCTCGGCATGAAGCTGCCGCTCTTGGGCGGCGACGGGTGGGACTCGCCCAAGCTCTACGACGTGGCCAAGGGCGCGCTCGACGGTTCGTACTTCTCGAACCACTACAGCCCCGAGGATCCTTCGCCCATCGTTCAGGACTACATCGCCAAGTACAAGACCACCTACGGCGTGGCGCCGGACGCATTCGCCGTTCTGGGCTACGACGCCGCCAACATCGCCTTCGCCGCCATGGAGCGCGCCAAGGATCTCACCGGCCCGTCCATCCGCGAGGCGCTGGAGCAGACCAAGGACTACAAGGGCGCGACGGGCACCATCACCATCGACGGCAAGCACGACGCCGTCAAATCGGCGGTGGTCATGACCATCGAGAAGAATCAGCCCAAGTACAAGGCGACCATCGATCCGTGA
- a CDS encoding GNAT family N-acetyltransferase, whose amino-acid sequence MPRRAPTRIIETIVRPIDAFARAEGGRLLKADPTPGTIRIVEFVPQRELRAERWPSLYWLVTALTTEDHTDFELLHHTLRAGDRVAMGIVPEAKPGARGVLLVPIHEGFALHAVAGPPDHATGPFERLFSQRCMTLLVDDWPARIASRITPQAPARIVRSSHGGTDTDIMSHPQPSSHPAGSPPPSSMSSISPTPAMLATFDAQMRRHAKPNHPGTRAEERAGRIVRWVNAELDRECAVLWSDLDAANADALIAEQVHDFAKLGRSFEWKYHGHDQPADLPQRLQAAGFDAGEPESVMVAQVSELATDGIVPDGVRLVPATDAASIALLASLHDDVFGPRPGFGEALLAQMTAAPHSVVPVMVLAEHRPVSAARIEFHDGAEFASLWGGGTLPQWRGRGLYRALIAYRARLAAERGVRYLHVDASPESRPILERLGFIRLTTTIPFSKP is encoded by the coding sequence ATGCCCCGCCGTGCGCCCACGCGAATCATCGAGACCATCGTGCGTCCCATCGATGCCTTCGCGCGCGCGGAGGGCGGCCGCCTCCTCAAGGCCGACCCCACCCCGGGCACCATCCGAATCGTGGAGTTCGTGCCCCAACGCGAGCTGCGCGCCGAGCGGTGGCCGTCGCTCTACTGGCTGGTCACCGCGCTCACCACCGAAGACCACACCGACTTTGAGCTGCTCCACCATACTTTGCGGGCCGGCGATCGGGTGGCCATGGGCATCGTTCCCGAAGCAAAACCCGGCGCGCGCGGCGTTTTGCTCGTTCCCATCCACGAGGGCTTCGCGCTTCACGCGGTCGCAGGGCCTCCCGACCATGCGACCGGGCCTTTCGAACGCCTCTTTTCGCAGCGCTGCATGACCTTGCTCGTCGACGATTGGCCCGCCCGCATCGCCAGCCGCATCACTCCGCAAGCGCCCGCCCGCATCGTGCGGTCATCCCATGGGGGTACCGACACCGACATCATGAGCCATCCCCAACCGAGCTCGCACCCTGCGGGCAGCCCGCCCCCATCGTCCATGTCCTCCATCTCGCCCACGCCGGCCATGCTCGCCACATTCGACGCGCAGATGCGCCGTCACGCCAAGCCGAATCATCCCGGCACCCGCGCCGAGGAGCGCGCGGGGCGCATCGTTCGTTGGGTGAACGCGGAGCTCGATCGCGAGTGCGCCGTTCTCTGGTCCGATCTCGACGCCGCCAACGCCGACGCCCTCATCGCCGAACAGGTGCACGACTTTGCCAAGCTCGGTCGATCGTTCGAGTGGAAGTACCACGGCCACGACCAGCCCGCGGATTTGCCCCAGCGCCTGCAGGCCGCGGGCTTCGACGCGGGGGAGCCCGAGTCGGTCATGGTGGCCCAAGTCTCCGAGCTCGCGACCGATGGGATCGTGCCGGACGGCGTGCGCCTCGTGCCCGCGACCGACGCGGCGAGCATCGCCCTGCTCGCGTCGCTGCACGATGACGTGTTCGGCCCGCGCCCCGGCTTTGGCGAAGCGCTGCTCGCGCAAATGACGGCCGCACCCCACAGCGTGGTGCCGGTGATGGTGCTCGCGGAGCATCGCCCGGTGTCCGCCGCGCGCATCGAGTTTCACGACGGCGCGGAGTTCGCCAGCTTGTGGGGCGGCGGCACCCTCCCCCAATGGCGCGGGCGCGGCCTGTACCGCGCCCTGATCGCCTACCGCGCACGCCTCGCGGCAGAGCGGGGCGTGCGGTATCTGCATGTCGATGCGTCCCCCGAGAGCCGCCCCATTCTGGAGCGGCTCGGGTTCATCCGGCTCACCACGACGATTCCATTCTCGAAGCCGTGA